A window from Sus scrofa isolate TJ Tabasco breed Duroc chromosome 2, Sscrofa11.1, whole genome shotgun sequence encodes these proteins:
- the MRPL16 gene encoding 39S ribosomal protein L16, mitochondrial (The RefSeq protein has 1 substitution compared to this genomic sequence) — protein sequence MWRLLARACAPLLRAPLSDSWAAPSATAGFKTLLPVPTFEDVAIPEKPKLRFVERVPLVPKVRRERKNLSDIRGPSTEATEFTEGRFAILALGGGYLHWGHFEMMRLTINRSMDPKNMFALWRVPAPFKPITRKGMGQRMGGGKGAIDHYVTPVKAGRLIVEMGGRCEFKEVQGFLDLVAHKLPFPAKAVSRETLEKMRKDQEERERNNQNPWTFERIATANMLGIRKVLSPYDLTHKGRYWGKFYTPERV from the exons ATGTGGCGGCTGCTGGCTCGCGCCTGCGCGCCCCTCTTGCGAGCGCCTTTGTCAG ATTCTTGGGCAGCCCCGTCCGCCACTGCTGGCTTCAAGACGCTGCTCCCGGTGCCAACTTTTGAAG ATGTTGCCATTCCTGAAAAGCCGAAGCTTAGATTTGTTGAAAGGGTACCACTTGTGCCGAAAGTGAGAAGAGAACGTAAAAACCTGAGTGACATACGGGGACCTTCCACTGAAGCCACTGAGTTCACAGAAGGCCGCTTTGCAATCTTG GCGCTGGGTGGCGGTTACCTCCACTGGGGGCATTTTGAAATGATGCGCCTGACAATCAACCGCTCTATGGACCCCAAGAACATGTTTGCCTTGTGGCGAGTACCAGCCCCTTTCAAGCCCATCACCCGCAAGGGCATGGGACAGCGGATGGGGGGCGGCAAAGGTGCCATCGATCACTACGTGACTCCTGTGAAGGCCGGCCGCCTCATCGTAGAGATGGGCGGGCGTTGTGAATTCAAAGAGGTACAAGGTTTCCTCGACCTAGTTGCCCACAAGTTGCCCTTCCCCGCGAAGGCTGTGAGCCGTGAGACTCTAGAAAAGATGCGGAAAGATCAAGAGGAACGAGAACGGAACAACCAAAACCCCTGGACCTTTGAGCGCATCGCCACTGCCAACATGCTGGGGATACGGAAGGTGCTGAGCCCCTACGACCTGACCTACAAGGGGCGGTACTGGGGCAAGTTCTACACGCCTGAGCGTGTGTAG
- the STX3 gene encoding syntaxin-3 isoform X4, producing MKDRLEQLKAKQLTQDDDADEVEIAVDNTAFMDEFFSEIEETRLNIDKISEHVEEAKKLYSIILSAPIPEPKTKDDLEQLTTEIKKRANNVRNKLKSMERHIEEDEVRSSADLRIRKSQHSVLSRKFVEVMTKYNEAQVDFRERSKGRIQRQLEITGKKTTDEELEEMLESGNPAIFTSGIIDSQISKQALSEIEGRHKDIVRLESSIKELHDMFMDIAMLVENQGAMIDRIENNMDQSVGFVERAVADTKKAVKYQSEARRKKIMIMICCVILAIILASTIGGIFA from the exons AAGCAGCTGACACAggatgatgatgctgatgaggTCGAGATTGCTGTTGACAACACAGCTTTCATGGATGAGTTCTTTTCTGAG ATTGAGGAAACTCGACTCAACATTGACAAGATCTCAGAGCATGTGGAGGAAGCTAAGAAACTCTACAGCATCATTCTCTCTGCGCCCATTCCAGAGCCAA aaaCCAAGGATGACCTGGAGCAGCTCACGACTGAGATCAAGAAAAGGGCCAACAACGTCCggaacaaactgaaga GCATGGAGAGGCATATCGAAGAAGACGAGGTCCGGTCGTCAGCAGACCTTCGGATTCGGAAATCCCAG CACTCCGTCCTCTCCCGCAAGTTTGTGGAGGTGATGACCAAATACAACGAGGCGCAGGTGGACTTCCGTGAACGCAGCAAAGGGCGGATCCAGCGGCAGCTGGAGATCA CTGGCAAGAAGACAACGGATGAGGAGCTGGAGGAGATGCTGGAGAGTGGGAACCCTGCCATCTTCACCTCGGGG ATCATCGACTCTCAGATTTCCAAGCAAGCCCTCAGCGAGATCGAGGGGCGGCACAAGGACATTGTGAGGCTGGAGAGCAGCATCAAGGAGCTTCACGACATGTTCATGGACATTGCCATGCTGGTGGAGAACCAG GGAGCCATGATTGACCGTATTGAGAACAACATGGACCAGTCAGTGGGCTTCGTGGAGCGGGCCGTGGCGGATACCAAAAAGGCTGTCAAGTATCAGAGTGAAGCTCGGAGG AAGAAGATCATGATCATGATCTGCTGCGTGATCCTTGCGATCATCTTAGCTTCCACCATTGGGGGCATATTTGCCTGA
- the STX3 gene encoding syntaxin-3 isoform X1, which translates to MKDRLEQLKAKQLTQDDDADEVEIAVDNTAFMDEFFSEIEETRLNIDKISEHVEEAKKLYSIILSAPIPEPKTKDDLEQLTTEIKKRANNVRNKLKSMERHIEEDEVRSSADLRIRKSQHSVLSRKFVEVMTKYNEAQVDFRERSKGRIQRQLEITGKKTTDEELEEMLESGNPAIFTSGIIDSQISKQALSEIEGRHKDIVRLESSIKELHDMFMDIAMLVENQGEMLDNIELNVMHTVDHVEKAREETKRAVKYQGQARKSLISLQPCGATLVVFSWERSVHGFPERESGTRSFVSL; encoded by the exons AAGCAGCTGACACAggatgatgatgctgatgaggTCGAGATTGCTGTTGACAACACAGCTTTCATGGATGAGTTCTTTTCTGAG ATTGAGGAAACTCGACTCAACATTGACAAGATCTCAGAGCATGTGGAGGAAGCTAAGAAACTCTACAGCATCATTCTCTCTGCGCCCATTCCAGAGCCAA aaaCCAAGGATGACCTGGAGCAGCTCACGACTGAGATCAAGAAAAGGGCCAACAACGTCCggaacaaactgaaga GCATGGAGAGGCATATCGAAGAAGACGAGGTCCGGTCGTCAGCAGACCTTCGGATTCGGAAATCCCAG CACTCCGTCCTCTCCCGCAAGTTTGTGGAGGTGATGACCAAATACAACGAGGCGCAGGTGGACTTCCGTGAACGCAGCAAAGGGCGGATCCAGCGGCAGCTGGAGATCA CTGGCAAGAAGACAACGGATGAGGAGCTGGAGGAGATGCTGGAGAGTGGGAACCCTGCCATCTTCACCTCGGGG ATCATCGACTCTCAGATTTCCAAGCAAGCCCTCAGCGAGATCGAGGGGCGGCACAAGGACATTGTGAGGCTGGAGAGCAGCATCAAGGAGCTTCACGACATGTTCATGGACATTGCCATGCTGGTGGAGAACCAG GGTGAGATGTTAGATAACATAGAGTTGAATGTCATGCACACAGTGGACCACGTGGAGAAGGCTCGGGAGGAAACGAAAAGAGCCGTGAAGTACCAGGGTCAGGCCCGCAAG AGCCTGATTTCACTCCAGCCTTGTGGGGCCACCCTTGTTGTCTTCAGTTGGGAACGGAGTGTGCATGGCTTTCCTGAGAGAGAGAGTGGGACCCGTTCCTTTGTTTCCTTGTAA
- the STX3 gene encoding syntaxin-3 isoform X5 yields MKDRLEQLKAKQLTQDDDADEVEIAVDNTAFMDEFFSEIEETRLNIDKISEHVEEAKKLYSIILSAPIPEPKTKDDLEQLTTEIKKRANNVRNKLKSMERHIEEDEVRSSADLRIRKSQHSVLSRKFVEVMTKYNEAQVDFRERSKGRIQRQLEITGKKTTDEELEEMLESGNPAIFTSGIIDSQISKQALSEIEGRHKDIVRLESSIKELHDMFMDIAMLVENQLFLSFPLHLLAVWLSLPALHHHPGH; encoded by the exons AAGCAGCTGACACAggatgatgatgctgatgaggTCGAGATTGCTGTTGACAACACAGCTTTCATGGATGAGTTCTTTTCTGAG ATTGAGGAAACTCGACTCAACATTGACAAGATCTCAGAGCATGTGGAGGAAGCTAAGAAACTCTACAGCATCATTCTCTCTGCGCCCATTCCAGAGCCAA aaaCCAAGGATGACCTGGAGCAGCTCACGACTGAGATCAAGAAAAGGGCCAACAACGTCCggaacaaactgaaga GCATGGAGAGGCATATCGAAGAAGACGAGGTCCGGTCGTCAGCAGACCTTCGGATTCGGAAATCCCAG CACTCCGTCCTCTCCCGCAAGTTTGTGGAGGTGATGACCAAATACAACGAGGCGCAGGTGGACTTCCGTGAACGCAGCAAAGGGCGGATCCAGCGGCAGCTGGAGATCA CTGGCAAGAAGACAACGGATGAGGAGCTGGAGGAGATGCTGGAGAGTGGGAACCCTGCCATCTTCACCTCGGGG ATCATCGACTCTCAGATTTCCAAGCAAGCCCTCAGCGAGATCGAGGGGCGGCACAAGGACATTGTGAGGCTGGAGAGCAGCATCAAGGAGCTTCACGACATGTTCATGGACATTGCCATGCTGGTGGAGAACCAG TTATTTCTGAGCTTTCCTCTCCACCTTCTAGCCGTGTGGCTGAGTCTTCCTGCTCTTCACCATCACCCTGGGCACTGA
- the STX3 gene encoding syntaxin-3 isoform X3 — translation MKDRLEQLKAKQLTQDDDADEVEIAVDNTAFMDEFFSEIEETRLNIDKISEHVEEAKKLYSIILSAPIPEPKTKDDLEQLTTEIKKRANNVRNKLKSMERHIEEDEVRSSADLRIRKSQHSVLSRKFVEVMTKYNEAQVDFRERSKGRIQRQLEITGKKTTDEELEEMLESGNPAIFTSGIIDSQISKQALSEIEGRHKDIVRLESSIKELHDMFMDIAMLVENQGEMLDNIELNVMHTVDHVEKAREETKRAVKYQGQARKLFLSFPLHLLAVWLSLPALHHHPGH, via the exons AAGCAGCTGACACAggatgatgatgctgatgaggTCGAGATTGCTGTTGACAACACAGCTTTCATGGATGAGTTCTTTTCTGAG ATTGAGGAAACTCGACTCAACATTGACAAGATCTCAGAGCATGTGGAGGAAGCTAAGAAACTCTACAGCATCATTCTCTCTGCGCCCATTCCAGAGCCAA aaaCCAAGGATGACCTGGAGCAGCTCACGACTGAGATCAAGAAAAGGGCCAACAACGTCCggaacaaactgaaga GCATGGAGAGGCATATCGAAGAAGACGAGGTCCGGTCGTCAGCAGACCTTCGGATTCGGAAATCCCAG CACTCCGTCCTCTCCCGCAAGTTTGTGGAGGTGATGACCAAATACAACGAGGCGCAGGTGGACTTCCGTGAACGCAGCAAAGGGCGGATCCAGCGGCAGCTGGAGATCA CTGGCAAGAAGACAACGGATGAGGAGCTGGAGGAGATGCTGGAGAGTGGGAACCCTGCCATCTTCACCTCGGGG ATCATCGACTCTCAGATTTCCAAGCAAGCCCTCAGCGAGATCGAGGGGCGGCACAAGGACATTGTGAGGCTGGAGAGCAGCATCAAGGAGCTTCACGACATGTTCATGGACATTGCCATGCTGGTGGAGAACCAG GGTGAGATGTTAGATAACATAGAGTTGAATGTCATGCACACAGTGGACCACGTGGAGAAGGCTCGGGAGGAAACGAAAAGAGCCGTGAAGTACCAGGGTCAGGCCCGCAAG TTATTTCTGAGCTTTCCTCTCCACCTTCTAGCCGTGTGGCTGAGTCTTCCTGCTCTTCACCATCACCCTGGGCACTGA
- the STX3 gene encoding syntaxin-3 isoform X2 translates to MKDRLEQLKAKQLTQDDDADEVEIAVDNTAFMDEFFSEIEETRLNIDKISEHVEEAKKLYSIILSAPIPEPKTKDDLEQLTTEIKKRANNVRNKLKSMERHIEEDEVRSSADLRIRKSQHSVLSRKFVEVMTKYNEAQVDFRERSKGRIQRQLEITGKKTTDEELEEMLESGNPAIFTSGIIDSQISKQALSEIEGRHKDIVRLESSIKELHDMFMDIAMLVENQGEMLDNIELNVMHTVDHVEKAREETKRAVKYQGQARKKLIIIIVVVVVLLGILALIIGLSVGLK, encoded by the exons AAGCAGCTGACACAggatgatgatgctgatgaggTCGAGATTGCTGTTGACAACACAGCTTTCATGGATGAGTTCTTTTCTGAG ATTGAGGAAACTCGACTCAACATTGACAAGATCTCAGAGCATGTGGAGGAAGCTAAGAAACTCTACAGCATCATTCTCTCTGCGCCCATTCCAGAGCCAA aaaCCAAGGATGACCTGGAGCAGCTCACGACTGAGATCAAGAAAAGGGCCAACAACGTCCggaacaaactgaaga GCATGGAGAGGCATATCGAAGAAGACGAGGTCCGGTCGTCAGCAGACCTTCGGATTCGGAAATCCCAG CACTCCGTCCTCTCCCGCAAGTTTGTGGAGGTGATGACCAAATACAACGAGGCGCAGGTGGACTTCCGTGAACGCAGCAAAGGGCGGATCCAGCGGCAGCTGGAGATCA CTGGCAAGAAGACAACGGATGAGGAGCTGGAGGAGATGCTGGAGAGTGGGAACCCTGCCATCTTCACCTCGGGG ATCATCGACTCTCAGATTTCCAAGCAAGCCCTCAGCGAGATCGAGGGGCGGCACAAGGACATTGTGAGGCTGGAGAGCAGCATCAAGGAGCTTCACGACATGTTCATGGACATTGCCATGCTGGTGGAGAACCAG GGTGAGATGTTAGATAACATAGAGTTGAATGTCATGCACACAGTGGACCACGTGGAGAAGGCTCGGGAGGAAACGAAAAGAGCCGTGAAGTACCAGGGTCAGGCCCGCAAG AAATTGATAATTATCATTGTGGTAGTGGTTGTGTTGCTGGGCATTTTAGCATTGATTATCGGACTTTCTGTGGGGCTGAAGTGA